The sequence CGGACTTCCGGGCGAATACACCGGCATTTGCTGGTAGGCGCGGGATCGCCGCCACAATCCTTGCCGCTTTGGTTGCAACCTCCCCGCTTTCCCGCTAAGAAACAGCCAACAACAACTCACCATGGTCACCACAACCCGGCACCCGCGCCACCCAAGAGCATACACCATCATCGAGAGCCTCGTCGTGCTAACCGTTCTTGCGGTGATCACCATGGTGGTCATCGCGCTGCTGAATCACCGCCAGGAGGCCGCGCAAACATCCGGCGCACCCACCAGCGGCCTGTCCCCAAGCACTCCGCAACCTGCATCCGGCGGGAAAAAAACCGAGTGAGCCCTGATCCGGCAGCGCCACCATGCTTGATGCCTTGCTCGATAGACTCGGAACCGCGCTCAGGGATGCCGGATCGAGGAAACGGTTCCT comes from Akkermansiaceae bacterium and encodes:
- a CDS encoding type II secretion system protein, which produces MVTTTRHPRHPRAYTIIESLVVLTVLAVITMVVIALLNHRQEAAQTSGAPTSGLSPSTPQPASGGKKTE